The following proteins are co-located in the Spirosoma montaniterrae genome:
- a CDS encoding dipeptidase, protein MPNPILPLLLSFPLLLLPPKTVHQRMLTLDTHADAPIMMQKPGFDVGQRHDTRRDMSQIDFPRMKDGGMDAMFFAVYTAQGPRTPEGHAEAKRNALHQFELIHDALKKYPKLAELATTPADAYRLEKAGKRAIFIGMENGYPVGEDLSLLKTYYDLGCRYITLSHFANNAICDSSTDPDGPEHNGLSAFGRQVVQEMNRLGIMIDISHTSDKTFYDVLELSKAPVIASHSNARALCDFPRNMTDDMIRAIAAKGGVVQVNFVSDYLRKPSEAHRQALTKIRMANVGRVASPEQEARQQALTDSVKRVYAQERASLTDIVNHIDHIVKLTSVDNVGIGSDFDGGGGVNGLEDVSQIENLTAELLKRGYSEKDVAKIWGGNLLRVLSQAKRL, encoded by the coding sequence ATGCCGAACCCGATTCTGCCCCTGTTACTTTCTTTTCCGCTGCTACTGTTGCCCCCCAAAACCGTTCACCAGCGTATGCTTACGCTCGATACGCACGCCGACGCGCCAATTATGATGCAGAAACCCGGCTTCGACGTGGGGCAGCGGCACGATACCCGGCGCGACATGTCGCAGATTGATTTTCCGCGCATGAAAGACGGCGGCATGGATGCCATGTTCTTCGCCGTGTACACCGCGCAGGGGCCGCGCACACCCGAAGGCCATGCCGAAGCCAAACGCAATGCCCTGCACCAGTTCGAACTGATTCACGACGCCCTGAAAAAATATCCGAAACTGGCCGAACTCGCTACCACGCCCGCCGATGCGTACCGACTCGAAAAAGCCGGGAAACGCGCCATTTTTATTGGCATGGAAAACGGCTATCCGGTAGGCGAAGACCTGAGTCTGTTGAAGACCTACTACGATTTGGGATGCCGGTACATTACGTTGTCGCACTTCGCCAACAACGCCATCTGCGATTCATCGACCGATCCCGACGGGCCGGAACATAACGGCCTGAGCGCGTTTGGGCGGCAGGTGGTGCAGGAAATGAACCGGCTCGGTATTATGATCGATATTTCGCACACATCCGATAAAACGTTTTACGACGTACTCGAACTCTCCAAAGCTCCGGTGATAGCGTCGCATTCCAACGCCCGCGCTCTCTGCGATTTCCCTCGAAACATGACCGACGACATGATTCGGGCCATTGCTGCCAAAGGTGGGGTAGTGCAGGTCAATTTCGTGAGCGATTATCTGCGTAAACCCTCCGAAGCGCACCGGCAGGCGTTAACCAAAATTCGGATGGCGAACGTAGGCCGTGTAGCCTCGCCCGAACAGGAGGCCCGGCAGCAGGCTCTGACCGACTCCGTGAAGCGCGTTTACGCCCAGGAACGCGCCAGCCTGACTGACATCGTCAACCACATCGATCACATTGTAAAGCTTACCAGCGTCGATAACGTGGGTATCGGGTCTGATTTCGATGGGGGCGGGGGCGTCAATGGTCTGGAAGACGTAAGCCAGATCGAAAACCTGACCGCCGAACTCCTGAAACGGGGCTATTCAGAAAAAGACGTCGCCAAAATCTGGGGCGGCAATCTACTGCGCGTGCTGAGTCAGGCGAAGCGGTTATAA
- the tgt gene encoding tRNA guanosine(34) transglycosylase Tgt, with the protein MTFSITAHDPQSKARTGTLTTDHGPIQTPIFMPVGTAGTVKAVHQRELETDVNAEIILGNTYHLYLRPGLDVLNGAGGLHGFNGWQRPILTDSGGYQVYSLSNTRKIKEEGVTFKSHIDGSSHRFTPEGVMDIQRTIGADIIMAFDECTPYPCEYGYARQSMEMTHRWLDRCIARFDGTDGYYGYRQTLFPIVQGSTYPDLRRQSAEVIASKEREGNAIGGLAVGEPAEEMYAMIELVNEILPADKPRYLMGVGTPANILEAIARGVDMFDCVMPTRNARHGLLFTTAGIINIKNEKWSRDYSPIDAELGGYASTFYSKSYLRHLFKADELLGGQIASLQNLTFYLWLVRQARTHIAAGDFISWKNEMVVRLMQRL; encoded by the coding sequence ATGACTTTTTCGATTACTGCCCATGATCCGCAGTCAAAGGCCCGCACGGGTACGCTGACCACCGATCACGGGCCAATTCAGACACCAATTTTCATGCCCGTTGGTACGGCGGGAACCGTAAAAGCCGTTCATCAGCGCGAACTCGAAACCGACGTTAACGCCGAAATCATCCTCGGCAATACCTACCACCTCTATCTGCGCCCCGGCCTCGACGTGCTGAACGGAGCCGGTGGACTGCACGGCTTCAACGGCTGGCAGCGGCCTATTCTGACCGATTCGGGTGGGTATCAGGTGTATTCACTGTCGAATACACGCAAGATTAAAGAAGAAGGCGTTACGTTCAAATCGCACATCGACGGTTCCAGTCACCGCTTCACGCCCGAAGGAGTTATGGACATTCAGCGCACAATCGGGGCCGACATCATCATGGCTTTCGACGAGTGTACGCCCTACCCCTGTGAGTACGGCTACGCCCGACAGTCGATGGAGATGACGCACCGCTGGCTCGACCGCTGCATTGCCCGCTTCGACGGCACCGACGGCTATTACGGCTATCGACAAACGCTCTTCCCGATTGTGCAGGGCAGCACCTACCCCGATTTGCGCCGACAGTCTGCCGAAGTCATCGCCAGTAAAGAGCGCGAAGGCAACGCCATTGGGGGGCTGGCCGTGGGCGAACCCGCCGAGGAAATGTATGCCATGATTGAGTTAGTGAACGAGATTCTGCCCGCCGACAAACCCCGCTACCTGATGGGCGTTGGCACACCCGCCAACATTCTGGAAGCCATTGCGCGGGGCGTCGATATGTTCGATTGTGTGATGCCAACCCGCAACGCCCGGCACGGCCTGTTGTTCACTACAGCAGGCATTATCAACATCAAAAACGAAAAATGGAGCCGTGATTACAGCCCCATCGACGCGGAGTTGGGCGGCTATGCCAGTACGTTTTACAGCAAATCGTATCTGCGCCACCTGTTCAAAGCCGACGAACTGCTGGGCGGGCAAATCGCCAGTCTGCAAAACCTGACCTTCTATCTCTGGTTGGTTCGGCAGGCACGAACTCATATCGCAGCGGGCGATTTTATATCGTGGAAAAACGAGATGGTGGTCCGGCTGATGCAGCGGTTATAA
- a CDS encoding glycosyltransferase: MITALLIAWLVTLSVQLFFILFVFSRTAFYKQPEYGSGESTPGESTPGITVVVCAHNELANLTELLPLLNAQQYPEFEVLVMDDRSTDGTDTYLENEVAGLEHVRFIHIDGEHEHVTPKKYALTIALKKARYPTVLLTDADCRPASDGWLAGMVAGLTNPAKSLVLGFSPYERRAGLLNLLIRSETLFTAVQYFSLALAGRPYMGVGRNLAYRTKLFFDNKGFYTHKNVLGGDDDLFVNEVATSRNTAVCLDPDTFTWSQPKETWAAWRTQKRRHLNVGQYYRPGHKRRLGLLVGSHVLTWVLALVAGVVLLVKELLQQPFTPDEWLLLLIAAGLFACRWLLFWGIVGRISYRLAHTVHWGIMPVVDTMLAIYYGFAGLRTLFRRKKKKYAW, encoded by the coding sequence GTGATTACGGCATTGCTGATCGCCTGGCTGGTGACACTGAGTGTCCAGCTCTTTTTTATTCTCTTTGTATTTTCCCGAACGGCTTTTTATAAACAACCGGAGTATGGGTCTGGCGAGTCCACGCCGGGCGAATCCACGCCGGGCATAACTGTGGTTGTTTGCGCCCACAACGAACTCGCTAACCTGACCGAACTGCTGCCGCTGCTGAATGCACAACAGTACCCAGAATTCGAGGTGCTGGTAATGGACGACCGCTCGACCGACGGCACCGATACCTACTTGGAAAACGAAGTTGCTGGCCTGGAACATGTCCGGTTTATTCATATCGATGGCGAGCATGAACACGTTACGCCCAAAAAATACGCGCTGACCATCGCGCTGAAAAAAGCCAGATACCCTACCGTACTGCTCACCGACGCCGACTGCCGACCCGCGTCTGATGGCTGGCTGGCAGGTATGGTAGCCGGGCTGACCAATCCTGCTAAATCGCTGGTGCTGGGTTTTTCGCCCTACGAACGTCGGGCTGGTTTGCTGAATCTGCTGATCCGGTCCGAAACGTTATTCACGGCGGTGCAGTATTTCTCGCTGGCACTGGCCGGTCGACCCTACATGGGTGTGGGGCGCAATCTGGCGTATCGAACAAAATTATTCTTCGACAATAAAGGCTTTTATACCCACAAAAACGTACTCGGTGGCGACGACGATCTGTTTGTCAATGAGGTAGCTACGTCTCGAAATACTGCCGTTTGCCTCGACCCCGACACGTTTACGTGGTCGCAGCCGAAAGAGACCTGGGCCGCGTGGCGGACGCAGAAACGGCGGCACCTGAACGTAGGACAGTATTACAGACCCGGCCATAAACGGCGGCTTGGCCTGCTGGTTGGCTCGCACGTGTTGACGTGGGTGCTGGCGTTGGTTGCCGGGGTGGTGCTGCTGGTAAAAGAACTGCTCCAGCAACCGTTTACACCCGACGAATGGCTACTTTTGCTTATTGCAGCGGGCTTGTTCGCATGTCGATGGCTATTATTCTGGGGTATCGTCGGGCGCATCAGCTACCGGCTGGCCCATACGGTTCACTGGGGGATCATGCCCGTTGTTGACACAATGCTTGCCATTTATTACGGTTTCGCCGGGCTGCGAACGCTATTTCGCCGAAAGAAGAAAAAATACGCCTGGTGA